A single Cannabis sativa cultivar Pink pepper isolate KNU-18-1 chromosome 7, ASM2916894v1, whole genome shotgun sequence DNA region contains:
- the LOC115697939 gene encoding small RNA 2'-O-methyltransferase isoform X2: MENGESTDVVVRKSVLTPKAIIYQKFGNDACYKVEEVQESNQNECPGLAIIQRGPCLYRCSLQLPEISVRSGTFKKKKEAEQAASELALQKLGIDPLTYNIAEEDPWNTLVNRIKFSFSNEFLTTLHPLSGHLRAVLQREGDLYGRVPVSVIALIDPKVSNLSRSIDPKVELHPYMGISYVKKAVAGLSEIVDTSDEQLWVKRKDPYPLEIMDLDMQQSVSPGSCSVGAVYIPCSNEKTAYTVNLDVSSSGYYLDAVANQLGLMDASKVLMTRPIGRASSEVRVYFATSEIYVSELPSNHSNAKTDMHSEESYNTWASCLSGEAIYGDAILASIGYTWKYKELFHEDLTLQSYYRMLLNKVPSGVYKLSRGAILAAHLPSAYTTRTNWRGSFPREILCTFCRQHRLFEPVYSLVSISEAPSETSGSHKKLKLRDSAVEGTDHANGSIVAAGSKEAVESGGTFRCEVKIYSKFQDLIIECSPKESYKKQSDSYQNVSLKVLIWLDAYFMNFNTPLIRLNSSADELDIKFNPTNFFKAFALCRPIQSFLYGDTVEARGDESNAMPGQEIRGPDSGVSPSNGSLACISYSVMLVIKSTNTKELLEHNDEFEFEIGSSSVIHQIEAAIMLMTVGQSAILPMGVHSQELILAATDDSERVLSLLSANCCLEYTITLYQVTEPLEDRMEKALFSPPLSKQRVEYAVQHIRQTCATTLVDFGCGSGSLLDSLLNYQTSLEKIVGVDISHKSLIRAAKILHSKLNANEACAGIKSAILYDGSITEFDPRLCGFDIGTCLEVIEHMEEDQAWLFGDVVLSYFCPKILIVSTPNYEYNVILQRSNLSNQEEDPEDKTQSQACKFRNHDHKFEWTREQFQQWASDLATKHNYSVEFSGVGGSGEVEPGFASQIAVFRKGTTPPLADNDSPAVVADNHCSIVWEWDGSTRL; encoded by the exons ATGGAAAATGGAGAATCTACAGATGTTGTAGTGAGAAAGAGTGTCCTCACTCCTAAGGCCATTATATATCAGAAGTTTGGTAATGATGCCTGCTATAAGGTTGAGGAAGTACAGGAATCTAATCAAAATGAATGCCCGGGATTGGCTATTATACAGAGAGGTCCTTGCCTTTATCGTTGCTCATTGCAGCTCCCTGAGATTTCTGTAAGGTCAGGAACAtttaagaagaagaaggaagctGAGCAAGCAGCCTCTGAATTGGCCTTACAAAAG CTGGGTATTGATCCTTTAACTTACAACATTGCTGAAGAAGATCCATGGAACACTTTAGTTAATCGTATCAAGTTTTCGTTCTCAAATGAG TTCCTAACTACTCTTCATCCTCTAAGTGGTCACCTCAGAGCAGTTTTGCAGAGAGAAGGTGATCTCTACGGTCGTGTCCCTGTTTCAGTCATTGCTTTGATTGATCCAAAAGTCTCAAATCTAAGTAGGTCAATAGATCCTAAGGTGGAGTTACATCCATATATGGGCATATCTTATGTTAAGAAGGCTGTTGCTGGATTATCTGAGATCGTTGATACTTCTGACGAACAGCTTTGGGTCAAGAGGAAAGATCCATACCCTCTTGAAATTATGGATTTAGATATGCAACAATCTGTCTCTCCAGGAAGTTGCTCGGTTGGAGCCGTATATATACCATGTTCAAATGAGAAGACAGCTTACACCGTAAACCTTGATGTTTCTTCATCAGGATATTACCTGGATGCTGTTGCAAATCAGTTAGGTTTGATGGATGCTTCTAAGGTTTTGATGACAAG GCCCATTGGTAGAGCTTCTTCTGAGGTTAGGGTGTACTTTGCTACTTCAGAGATATATGTGTCGGAACTGCCTTCTAATCATTCAAATGCCAAAACAGACATGCATTCTGAAGAATCTTATAATACATGGGCAAGTTGCTTGTCTGGTGAGGCTATATATGGTGATGCAATTTTGGCATCCATTGGATATACATGGAAGTATAAAGAGCTTTTTCATGAAGATTTAACCTTGCAATCATATTACAG GATGCTTTTGAACAAGGTACCAAGTGGAGTTTACAAGTTATCGAGAGGAGCAATACTTGCAGCTCATTTACCTTCAGCATATACTACGAGGACAAACTGGAGGGGTTCCTTTCCAAGAGAAATCCTCTGTACATTTTGCCGCCAGCACCGTCTTTTTGAACCTGTTTACTCATTGGTCAGTATCTCTGAAGCACCATCTGAGACATCGGGCTCACACAAAAAATTGAAGTTGAGAGACTCAGCTGTGGAAGGGACAGACCATGCAAATGGTAGCATAGTTGCTGCTGGTTCTAAGGAAGCAGTGGAATCAGGAGGCACCTTTCGATGTGAAGTTAAGATATACTCAAAGTTTCAGGATTTGATTATAGAGTGTTCCCCAAAGGAATCTTACAAGAAGCAGAGTGATTCCTATCAGAATGTATCTTTGAAAGTTCTTATATGGTTAGATGCATATTTTATGAATTTCAATACTCCTCTAATCAGACTAAATAGTTCTGCCGATGAACTTGACATTAAATTTAATCCCACAAACTTTTTTAAAGCATTTGCACTTTGTCGGCCTATTCAATCTTTCTTATACGGTGATACTGTGGAAGCCAGAGGAGATGAATCAAATGCTATGCCAGGACAAGAAATTCGTGGCCCAGATTCTGGTGTATCTCCATCTAATGGATCGTTAGCGTGTATAAGTTATTCAGTGATGTTGGTGATCAAAAGTACAAACACGAAAGAACTTCTTGAACACAATGATGAATTTGAGTTTGAGATTGGATCTAGTTCAGTGATACACCAAATTGAAGCAGCTATTATGTTAATGACTGTTGGGCAGTCAGCTATTTTACCTATGGGTGTGCATTCTCAAGAGTTAATTTTAGCTGCCACGGATGATTCTGAAAGGGTTCTTTCTTTGCTGTCTGCAA ACTGCTGCTTGGAGTACACTATAACTTTATATCAAGTAACAGAACCTTTGGAAGACAGAATGGAGAAGGCACTGTTTAGTCCCCCGCTTTCAAAGCAGCGAGTTGAATATGCAGTCCAACACATCAGGCAAACCTGTGCTACTACTTTG GTTGATTTTGGATGTGGCTCTGGAAGTTTGTTGGATTCTTTATTGAATTATCAGACTTCTCTTGAAAAAATTGTTGGCGTTGATATTTCTCACAAAAGTCTTATACGTGCAGCAAAA ataCTACATTCTAAACTAAATGCAAATGAAGCTTGTGCTGGTATAAAGTCTGCGATTCTATACGATGGTTCCATAACAGAATTCGATCCTCGATTGTGTGGTTTTGATATTGGTACTTGTTTAGAG GTAATTGAGCATATGGAGGAAGATCAAGCATGGCTGTTTGGTGACGTTGTGTTGAGTTACTTTTGTCCGAAGATTCTGATTGTTTCTACTCCGAACTACGAATACAATGTCATACTCCAGAGATCTAATCTATCAAACCAAGAAGAAGATCCAGAAGACAAAACTCAGTCTCAAGCCTGTAAATTTCGTAATCACGACCATAAGTTCGAGTGGACTAGAGAGCAGTTCCAGCAGTGGGCGTCAGACTTGGCCACTAAACACAATTACAGCGTTGAGTTCAGTGGGGTCGGTGGTTCCGGTGAAGTGGAACCCGGTTTCGCCTCCCAGATTGCTGTTTTCAGAAAGGGAACAACTCCACCTCTTGCTGATAATGATTCACCTGCTGTTGTGGCTGATAATCATTGCAGCATTGTGTGGGAATGGGATGGTAGCACTAGATTATGA
- the LOC115697939 gene encoding small RNA 2'-O-methyltransferase isoform X1, which produces MENGESTDVVVRKSVLTPKAIIYQKFGNDACYKVEEVQESNQNECPGLAIIQRGPCLYRCSLQLPEISVRSGTFKKKKEAEQAASELALQKLGIDPLTYNIAEEDPWNTLVNRIKFSFSNEFLTTLHPLSGHLRAVLQREGDLYGRVPVSVIALIDPKVSNLSRSIDPKVELHPYMGISYVKKAVAGLSEIVDTSDEQLWVKRKDPYPLEIMDLDMQQSVSPGSCSVGAVYIPCSNEKTAYTVNLDVSSSGYYLDAVANQLGLMDASKVLMTRPIGRASSEVRVYFATSEIYVSELPSNHSNAKTDMHSEESYNTWASCLSGEAIYGDAILASIGYTWKYKELFHEDLTLQSYYRMLLNKVPSGVYKLSRGAILAAHLPSAYTTRTNWRGSFPREILCTFCRQHRLFEPVYSLVSISEAPSETSGSHKKLKLRDSAVEGTDHANGSIVAAGSKEAVESGGTFRCEVKIYSKFQDLIIECSPKESYKKQSDSYQNVSLKVLIWLDAYFMNFNTPLIRLNSSADELDIKFNPTNFFKAFALCRPIQSFLYGDTVEARGDESNAMPGQEIRGPDSGVSPSNGSLACISYSVMLVIKSTNTKELLEHNDEFEFEIGSSSVIHQIEAAIMLMTVGQSAILPMGVHSQELILAATDDSERVLSLLSAKDCCLEYTITLYQVTEPLEDRMEKALFSPPLSKQRVEYAVQHIRQTCATTLVDFGCGSGSLLDSLLNYQTSLEKIVGVDISHKSLIRAAKILHSKLNANEACAGIKSAILYDGSITEFDPRLCGFDIGTCLEVIEHMEEDQAWLFGDVVLSYFCPKILIVSTPNYEYNVILQRSNLSNQEEDPEDKTQSQACKFRNHDHKFEWTREQFQQWASDLATKHNYSVEFSGVGGSGEVEPGFASQIAVFRKGTTPPLADNDSPAVVADNHCSIVWEWDGSTRL; this is translated from the exons ATGGAAAATGGAGAATCTACAGATGTTGTAGTGAGAAAGAGTGTCCTCACTCCTAAGGCCATTATATATCAGAAGTTTGGTAATGATGCCTGCTATAAGGTTGAGGAAGTACAGGAATCTAATCAAAATGAATGCCCGGGATTGGCTATTATACAGAGAGGTCCTTGCCTTTATCGTTGCTCATTGCAGCTCCCTGAGATTTCTGTAAGGTCAGGAACAtttaagaagaagaaggaagctGAGCAAGCAGCCTCTGAATTGGCCTTACAAAAG CTGGGTATTGATCCTTTAACTTACAACATTGCTGAAGAAGATCCATGGAACACTTTAGTTAATCGTATCAAGTTTTCGTTCTCAAATGAG TTCCTAACTACTCTTCATCCTCTAAGTGGTCACCTCAGAGCAGTTTTGCAGAGAGAAGGTGATCTCTACGGTCGTGTCCCTGTTTCAGTCATTGCTTTGATTGATCCAAAAGTCTCAAATCTAAGTAGGTCAATAGATCCTAAGGTGGAGTTACATCCATATATGGGCATATCTTATGTTAAGAAGGCTGTTGCTGGATTATCTGAGATCGTTGATACTTCTGACGAACAGCTTTGGGTCAAGAGGAAAGATCCATACCCTCTTGAAATTATGGATTTAGATATGCAACAATCTGTCTCTCCAGGAAGTTGCTCGGTTGGAGCCGTATATATACCATGTTCAAATGAGAAGACAGCTTACACCGTAAACCTTGATGTTTCTTCATCAGGATATTACCTGGATGCTGTTGCAAATCAGTTAGGTTTGATGGATGCTTCTAAGGTTTTGATGACAAG GCCCATTGGTAGAGCTTCTTCTGAGGTTAGGGTGTACTTTGCTACTTCAGAGATATATGTGTCGGAACTGCCTTCTAATCATTCAAATGCCAAAACAGACATGCATTCTGAAGAATCTTATAATACATGGGCAAGTTGCTTGTCTGGTGAGGCTATATATGGTGATGCAATTTTGGCATCCATTGGATATACATGGAAGTATAAAGAGCTTTTTCATGAAGATTTAACCTTGCAATCATATTACAG GATGCTTTTGAACAAGGTACCAAGTGGAGTTTACAAGTTATCGAGAGGAGCAATACTTGCAGCTCATTTACCTTCAGCATATACTACGAGGACAAACTGGAGGGGTTCCTTTCCAAGAGAAATCCTCTGTACATTTTGCCGCCAGCACCGTCTTTTTGAACCTGTTTACTCATTGGTCAGTATCTCTGAAGCACCATCTGAGACATCGGGCTCACACAAAAAATTGAAGTTGAGAGACTCAGCTGTGGAAGGGACAGACCATGCAAATGGTAGCATAGTTGCTGCTGGTTCTAAGGAAGCAGTGGAATCAGGAGGCACCTTTCGATGTGAAGTTAAGATATACTCAAAGTTTCAGGATTTGATTATAGAGTGTTCCCCAAAGGAATCTTACAAGAAGCAGAGTGATTCCTATCAGAATGTATCTTTGAAAGTTCTTATATGGTTAGATGCATATTTTATGAATTTCAATACTCCTCTAATCAGACTAAATAGTTCTGCCGATGAACTTGACATTAAATTTAATCCCACAAACTTTTTTAAAGCATTTGCACTTTGTCGGCCTATTCAATCTTTCTTATACGGTGATACTGTGGAAGCCAGAGGAGATGAATCAAATGCTATGCCAGGACAAGAAATTCGTGGCCCAGATTCTGGTGTATCTCCATCTAATGGATCGTTAGCGTGTATAAGTTATTCAGTGATGTTGGTGATCAAAAGTACAAACACGAAAGAACTTCTTGAACACAATGATGAATTTGAGTTTGAGATTGGATCTAGTTCAGTGATACACCAAATTGAAGCAGCTATTATGTTAATGACTGTTGGGCAGTCAGCTATTTTACCTATGGGTGTGCATTCTCAAGAGTTAATTTTAGCTGCCACGGATGATTCTGAAAGGGTTCTTTCTTTGCTGTCTGCAA AAGACTGCTGCTTGGAGTACACTATAACTTTATATCAAGTAACAGAACCTTTGGAAGACAGAATGGAGAAGGCACTGTTTAGTCCCCCGCTTTCAAAGCAGCGAGTTGAATATGCAGTCCAACACATCAGGCAAACCTGTGCTACTACTTTG GTTGATTTTGGATGTGGCTCTGGAAGTTTGTTGGATTCTTTATTGAATTATCAGACTTCTCTTGAAAAAATTGTTGGCGTTGATATTTCTCACAAAAGTCTTATACGTGCAGCAAAA ataCTACATTCTAAACTAAATGCAAATGAAGCTTGTGCTGGTATAAAGTCTGCGATTCTATACGATGGTTCCATAACAGAATTCGATCCTCGATTGTGTGGTTTTGATATTGGTACTTGTTTAGAG GTAATTGAGCATATGGAGGAAGATCAAGCATGGCTGTTTGGTGACGTTGTGTTGAGTTACTTTTGTCCGAAGATTCTGATTGTTTCTACTCCGAACTACGAATACAATGTCATACTCCAGAGATCTAATCTATCAAACCAAGAAGAAGATCCAGAAGACAAAACTCAGTCTCAAGCCTGTAAATTTCGTAATCACGACCATAAGTTCGAGTGGACTAGAGAGCAGTTCCAGCAGTGGGCGTCAGACTTGGCCACTAAACACAATTACAGCGTTGAGTTCAGTGGGGTCGGTGGTTCCGGTGAAGTGGAACCCGGTTTCGCCTCCCAGATTGCTGTTTTCAGAAAGGGAACAACTCCACCTCTTGCTGATAATGATTCACCTGCTGTTGTGGCTGATAATCATTGCAGCATTGTGTGGGAATGGGATGGTAGCACTAGATTATGA